In one window of Vibrio sp. DW001 DNA:
- a CDS encoding TVP38/TMEM64 family protein — MNKKIIIGLVLVATIIILATQFGQYFTLENAKQQQALLAEYIENNFATAALIYFFTYVAVTAFSIPGAAVVTLLGAALFGFVTSIFLVSFASTIGATLAFLSSRYLLRDWVQTKFGTKLNTLNQGIEKDGAFYLFSLRLIPVFPFFLINLLMGLTPISTVRFYLVSQLGMLPGTMVYLNAGTQLANIDSLSGIVSPSVLASFVLLGLFPVITKWVMAKLRPNDAV, encoded by the coding sequence ATGAACAAAAAAATTATTATTGGCCTAGTCTTGGTTGCTACGATTATTATACTTGCTACTCAGTTCGGTCAGTATTTCACGTTAGAAAACGCCAAACAGCAACAAGCGCTACTTGCTGAATACATTGAGAACAACTTTGCGACAGCGGCTTTAATCTACTTCTTTACTTATGTTGCGGTAACGGCTTTTTCTATCCCTGGGGCAGCGGTGGTTACCTTGTTAGGAGCGGCATTGTTTGGTTTTGTTACCAGCATATTCCTCGTATCATTTGCGAGCACTATAGGGGCGACGTTAGCTTTTTTGAGCAGCCGATATCTGCTTAGAGACTGGGTACAAACTAAATTTGGTACAAAACTTAATACCTTAAATCAAGGCATTGAAAAAGATGGGGCATTCTATCTATTTTCATTAAGATTGATCCCTGTATTTCCCTTCTTTCTTATCAACTTGTTGATGGGACTAACACCTATATCAACAGTAAGGTTTTACCTAGTAAGCCAACTTGGCATGCTGCCAGGTACCATGGTGTACCTAAACGCCGGTACCCAATTAGCCAATATTGATAGCCTTTCTGGTATTGTATCTCCTAGTGTATTGGCTTCGTTTGTTCTGTTAGGTCTATTTCCAGTGATTACAAAATGGGTTATGGCCAAACTACGTCCAAACGACGCGGTTTAA
- a CDS encoding TfoX/Sxy family DNA transformation protein yields the protein MDKPVLKNSLKLFELFGKIKSRSMFGGFGIFVDDVMFALVVNDSLHIRCCESLEKQFKQANYQPYVYKKRGFPVVTKYFALPNSHWDNSDQILKIAELALKAAHKEKESNAEEKPTRLKDLPNLRLGTERMLKKAGINSVTALRTMGSVQAFKAIQASQEDQLNIELLWALEGALNGEHWSVISQARRSELIDSLQ from the coding sequence ATGGACAAACCAGTACTTAAAAACTCATTAAAACTGTTTGAATTATTTGGCAAGATAAAATCTCGCTCGATGTTCGGCGGATTTGGCATCTTTGTTGATGACGTCATGTTTGCTCTCGTCGTTAATGATTCACTTCATATTCGCTGTTGCGAATCTCTTGAAAAACAGTTTAAGCAAGCAAACTACCAACCTTATGTATACAAGAAACGTGGATTCCCTGTTGTTACCAAGTATTTTGCTCTCCCAAATTCACACTGGGATAATAGCGATCAGATACTCAAAATAGCAGAGCTTGCTTTAAAAGCTGCTCATAAAGAGAAAGAATCGAACGCGGAAGAAAAACCCACTCGCCTAAAAGACCTGCCTAATCTTCGTTTAGGTACAGAACGCATGCTAAAAAAGGCGGGGATTAATTCGGTTACCGCATTGAGAACGATGGGCTCTGTACAAGCTTTCAAAGCTATTCAGGCATCTCAAGAAGACCAACTTAATATCGAATTACTGTGGGCGCTTGAAGGCGCTTTAAATGGCGAGCATTGGTCTGTTATTTCTCAAGCACGCAGAAGCGAACTCATCGATTCACTACAATAA
- a CDS encoding alpha/beta hydrolase, which produces MSEALLFHKTYTHPTSSEWVVFVHGAGGSSSIWFKQIKAYKAHFNLLLVDLRGHGRSNNLLKGFITNQYTFKDVTLDILTVLDHLKIQSAHFVGMSLGTIIVRNIAELASDRVRSMVLGGAVTRLNIRSQILVKLGDISKHIVPYMWLYGLFAYIVMPQRSQKESRHIFVREAKKLCQKEFKRWVRLTSEVNPMMRYFRDKDLVIPTLYLMGDKDYMFITPVKEMVARHSESTLLEILDCGHVCNVEKPDEFNAKSIDFIHQQIK; this is translated from the coding sequence ATGTCAGAAGCACTTTTATTCCATAAGACCTACACACACCCCACCAGTTCGGAGTGGGTTGTTTTTGTGCATGGTGCTGGCGGCAGCTCTTCTATCTGGTTTAAGCAGATCAAGGCATATAAAGCGCATTTCAATTTGTTGCTTGTCGATTTAAGAGGACACGGTCGATCCAATAATTTATTGAAAGGCTTCATCACCAATCAGTATACATTTAAAGACGTCACGCTCGATATTTTGACAGTATTGGATCATCTTAAGATACAATCAGCTCACTTTGTTGGCATGTCTTTGGGTACTATCATTGTTCGAAATATTGCAGAGTTGGCCTCTGATAGAGTGAGGTCAATGGTGTTAGGTGGAGCGGTAACTCGTTTGAATATTCGTTCCCAAATATTGGTGAAGCTTGGCGACATAAGTAAACACATTGTTCCGTATATGTGGTTATATGGCCTGTTTGCCTATATAGTCATGCCGCAGAGAAGTCAGAAAGAATCACGCCATATATTCGTACGCGAAGCCAAAAAGCTCTGCCAAAAAGAGTTTAAACGCTGGGTTAGGCTCACCTCCGAGGTGAACCCTATGATGCGTTATTTCCGAGATAAAGATTTGGTCATTCCAACACTCTATTTAATGGGAGATAAAGACTATATGTTTATCACTCCAGTAAAAGAGATGGTCGCGAGACATAGTGAAAGTACACTACTTGAAATATTAGATTGTGGTCACGTATGTAACGTAGAAAAACCAGATGAATTTAACGCCAAATCGATAGATTTTATTCACCAACAAATAAAGTAA
- a CDS encoding DUF2007 domain-containing protein — protein sequence MKVFCASNPTEAHIICGLLQQHSIRAEVRGEGIFGLKGELPLTEDTDPYVWLLQPNKVETVKQLISDYQHQQENLVDWICTGCGEVNEGQFGLCWNCSHQ from the coding sequence ATGAAAGTGTTTTGCGCATCCAATCCTACCGAAGCTCATATTATCTGTGGGCTTTTACAACAGCACTCTATTCGTGCAGAGGTGCGCGGAGAAGGTATCTTCGGCCTCAAAGGTGAACTGCCGCTAACTGAAGATACTGACCCGTATGTGTGGTTGCTACAGCCGAATAAAGTTGAAACCGTAAAGCAGTTGATCTCAGATTATCAGCACCAGCAAGAAAATCTTGTGGATTGGATTTGTACTGGATGTGGTGAAGTAAACGAAGGCCAATTTGGACTTTGTTGGAATTGCAGTCATCAATAA
- the glgA gene encoding glycogen synthase GlgA, whose amino-acid sequence MKQLNIWYVVSEAEGLVKSGGLADVAKALPKALKTLGHDVAIVIPCYSLLPDYDSAEVVLSTELECWPRIAYKVKRMDLDGVPVYAIDCPHYFDRSQLYAENNQAYSDNAERFAFFSSASLDCLPKLGIQPNIIHCNDWHTGLVPLLIKTRYGHDRYFNNVRSVLTVHNALFQGVYSYNELNIIPELKLDGMEHIRYNHHHVGLLRAGLAFADKINAVSPNYAKELLTPLGSHGLHMDFNQRSQDLIGILNGCDYDTWNPSTDQCIPLQYCSTLASLKKGKAAAKECLQHENGLEHRNVAMFGMVCRLSHQKGFDYLLPILECFLRNDVQLVFMGTGDANIAARLRGISDKYPDKFVFIQQYSERLAHLIEAGSDFFLMPSEFEACGLNQIYSMAYGTLPIVREVGGLKDTVIDCDENPDSATGFVFKQPDAQTLLVTMQRALIFYLQSPKQMKQVQIRGMKSDFNWRHSAKEYLKMYASAF is encoded by the coding sequence ATGAAACAATTGAACATTTGGTATGTAGTCTCTGAAGCAGAAGGTTTGGTTAAGAGTGGTGGTTTAGCCGATGTGGCAAAAGCGTTGCCCAAGGCCCTCAAAACGCTTGGACATGATGTAGCTATAGTCATTCCTTGTTACAGCCTCCTGCCTGATTATGATAGCGCCGAGGTTGTTTTATCGACAGAATTAGAATGTTGGCCACGGATTGCCTACAAGGTAAAAAGAATGGACCTTGATGGAGTCCCTGTTTACGCCATTGATTGTCCACATTATTTTGACAGATCACAGCTCTATGCCGAAAATAATCAAGCCTATAGTGACAATGCGGAAAGATTTGCTTTTTTCTCTTCTGCTTCTTTGGACTGCTTACCCAAGTTGGGCATTCAACCCAATATAATACATTGCAATGATTGGCATACCGGTTTGGTGCCACTCTTGATTAAAACTCGATACGGACATGATCGCTATTTTAATAATGTGCGCAGCGTACTGACCGTACATAACGCGCTATTTCAAGGGGTCTACTCCTACAACGAACTGAACATTATTCCCGAGCTTAAACTTGATGGTATGGAGCACATTAGGTACAACCATCACCATGTGGGGTTACTTAGGGCGGGCCTAGCATTTGCAGACAAGATTAACGCAGTGAGTCCAAATTACGCCAAGGAGTTGTTAACGCCACTAGGTTCTCATGGGCTGCATATGGACTTTAATCAGCGGTCACAAGACTTGATTGGTATACTCAATGGTTGCGATTATGATACATGGAACCCAAGCACAGACCAATGTATTCCACTCCAGTACTGTTCGACCCTAGCAAGTTTAAAAAAAGGTAAGGCTGCAGCAAAAGAGTGTTTGCAACATGAAAACGGCCTTGAACATAGAAACGTAGCTATGTTTGGTATGGTGTGCCGTCTATCGCATCAAAAAGGATTTGATTATCTTCTTCCTATCTTAGAGTGTTTTTTGCGCAACGATGTTCAACTTGTATTTATGGGGACGGGCGATGCCAACATCGCCGCTCGATTAAGAGGGATATCAGACAAGTATCCAGATAAATTTGTTTTTATTCAACAATACAGTGAAAGGCTGGCTCATTTGATTGAGGCTGGATCCGATTTTTTTCTTATGCCGTCTGAATTTGAGGCATGTGGTTTGAACCAAATTTATAGCATGGCTTACGGTACATTACCTATTGTGCGTGAAGTTGGTGGATTGAAAGATACGGTAATTGATTGTGATGAAAACCCAGATAGTGCGACGGGGTTTGTATTTAAGCAACCAGATGCACAGACATTATTGGTAACAATGCAACGCGCATTGATTTTTTATCTCCAGTCTCCTAAACAGATGAAGCAGGTGCAGATTAGAGGCATGAAAAGCGACTTCAACTGGCGACATTCAGCTAAAGAGTACCTCAAGATGTATGCTTCCGCGTTTTGA